Below is a genomic region from Venturia canescens isolate UGA chromosome 1, ASM1945775v1, whole genome shotgun sequence.
TTTGTAAGAGACTTCGAATCGAGTTGCTCAGAAGGCACAGACTCGGTGCTCTATTTTCGTCGATGGCCAACCGACAAGTGTCCCCTTCCTCAATTTCGGCTTTCCCCTTCTCTTCATCCACTAAAACGCCTTCGCATCGGGACACATACGGAAGCGAAAAAACCAAAGAATGAGAAGAAAAGGAAGCAATGGGGAAACCGAGGCTGATTGTCAACGTGAACGAGCACCGCGTTCCCTTACAGATAAAAATTAACTCCAAAATATCGATTACGTAAGTTTCCAAGCAATTTGGCTAATCGCTGAGCATTggaaaatgcaaataaatttggAATCACGAAAAGCGGTGTGTGTAAATGTACTGTCGGACAATCTGCAACCGCAAGTACGAAGCCGATCGCCGATCACGAACCCAGCAGGAGCTCCCTGCTTTCTTCTACCCTCCTACACGTGCCCATGTATACAGATACAAGTGTACGTGTGCAGTTTAGACTCTGGAGAATAGTTTTGCTGGCGATACGCCCAGGATATGCGCGAGACGGCGCAGGCACCTCCGCAAACGATCTACCTTACTGGATACATAGGCACCGTACGCTCTTAGTCCCATTATAACGTAAGCCTCCCAGTGTATATCGGTAAGCGTATCCTGGTGCCAAGTAAAGACACTTTGTACTCCACTCAAAGTATACCTGTACGTACGTCATGTATGTAAGCTTATATACGTAAGTATTTAGATATATTATGAGCATGTACGTGTTCAcatgtatgtgtatataaatgTGTATTACACAGAAAGTGTGCGTGGCGTGGCAATTGCTTCCGATCGAGTGGCCAATCATCGGAAACCAATAAAGCCCGAGCCACGGAGCAACACAAACCTGGTTCCTCTCTGTCTGACCCTTTCGatctttcatgtttatttccCTCGGTCTTTCTCTTGCACGGCTCTCTGTACCGATACACTCGTGTTTTCCGGTATAAGGGAATTAGGAAAAAGTCATAAGGACGAGAACGGCTCTCGGAATTTCGTGGTAATTTAGAAAACGGGGCAAACCATATTgggatttttttagatttttgttACGTCGACGATGTTCCTTCTCGAGGGAGTGATTTAAACGTTGGTGGCTACtgaataattctttttttgCATTCTATGTTTACACAGGAAGGAATTGGATCGCTGAAAGTCGTCCCGGGAGGTGTGGAACTCAGGGGTCAAGCCGCCATTCTTGACGCCTTAATAGCGTCGAGGGTCAGCTCGCGGAAGAGCAAAAACCTCGTGATCGAATCGTGGAACAACTTCACGGCTTCGGCGAGGTCGCGGGACGGTCGATTGCTCTCGAGAATGACACTCGGTAGGAAAACCTGATTAATCGAATCATGAGATTGGCTGCAGGGTTTATCGCTGTTGCCTAATTTTTCGTTACTTACCGTTGAAGGAGAAGATCGACTGGACTGCGTATCACGAGGCTTCCGGATAACAGACCCTCGAGGAGGCGTACTATTTTCTGCCGATCGCGAGCAGGTCGTTGTCGGTGCTGAAATGCTCAGGGTGACCGGAGTCGGTGGAGCAGTTTTTCGGGGGAGTGTACAAACCCCTTTGGTTCGAGCCGAATCCGGTCATCCACTAAGGTAATCATCTGAATTACGCTTAATcatcgaatcgaaatttacgTGGCCTGGTAGCCAATAAAATGGTCACGAGAAACGGGGGAACGAAAAACGGTAACGTTCTTCGAGGTGTCATAAAAAGAATTCATCAAGGAATTTTGACCTCGATATATAAATGAATATGCAGACCGGGAAATATGATTGCCGATGCCATTAATTGATTTGcattcataataaaaatctttGCTGCTGCGaatattatcaccaaattaTTATACAAACTTTTTCACATTGAGATACAACAATGAAAATGGTAATTCTGAAAGTTACGTTCTACTTTCTATCAAAACGTACTCGCAGATATTTTTACACATACGTCTCTGCCTTCGAATCCACTTCCACGAATGGCTTAATGCGATGCAGTACGAATTATAAAGAGCTTGGAAATAATTCAGTCgtaaagttttatttttagcACGGTTACTCTGCTCACCCTTCCACACAGGAACTTTACTCTTTTCactgaaattctcaaaaatgAGTAGGAAACACAAATCAAGAGACAACAATGTAGGACGCGATTATGatttatttgagaaaatttaagAACGTCTAGAAATTCGTGCTCGACATAGAATTTTTTGAGTGAGTAATAGTTCACGAATTAGGCAATCTTTCGGTGTAGGAGTTCAGCTTCTGACATCAGGATACGGAACCAACTTCGAAAGCTgcattttattcctttttattGAAACAACGATTCGACTTtatatagatatttttttttcgagaaaagtaATGAGTTCACGAAAAAGACGTTTATAGTTTTTGCTGCAGAGAGTGTCCATGTTCAATTCGAAGCTGCCCACCATGGATAAAGAACAGTGATTGTGCGATCGACCGCGTTCATGcgcatattcatataaatattaacataatgaaaataaactcTTAAATTGAATGGATCAACCGATGAAACACGAGAGCGATGCCATCTTTTAGTCATAATATTTCCAGTTAACTTTATGCCGCTGCTCATAATGCTGACTGATGGCAATGGTATACATGTTTCTCATTTGATTATGATTTTCATCAGTCGATGCCAATTTCAAAAACCAGCTCGTACTCTGCCGCACTCTTCTTATAAACTCGAATGCGACACTTTTCGTAACTTATTCAGTTTTTCAACCACTCTCGTGGGGTTTCATTCACGTCAATTTAATATGCACATTTCgtatcatcatttttcacgTGCAATGTGTATTACAATTTTTGGATGTGTTATTCGAAGGGTTTATGGACAGTGGAATTTATGGCATCAGTTTTCATGGCTCATTAAGGTGCGACggttgatgaaaataattgtcttCCTTTAACAAAATATCACGGATGATGATTGCAGTTGACCACGTACGATTGCATTTATTGATACTATTTCGATGGGGGAAATTGGCTCTCGATTGTGTGTTTTATAATCAATATTAAACGAAGGTAGAATCTGTATTTTCAAAACGAAAATTGAATATCGTCGAACAAtgataaagtaaaaaaatcatgataaaGATTGCAAAGAATCGACAAAAATAtcttacattttattttttatatcatttttgaACTTTGATAAACTGGTCGAAAGAactgaattgaaattttttttcccaaaacaCAATTTATGCTGCAAGAATATTTGttcttacaattttttaagatcaATCCCTCGCTGCCAGGTCTAGAGCAGTGTAGATGTTTCCAGAATTCGTAGTCATACttaaaaacattatttccAATACGGAGCATCAATTTATGCAAGAgcaaaaacagatttttcgaCCGCTTAAACCAAAGGAACCTTAAGATACATTATAAATCGGTGCAACAAAGGATAAGCACAGCTAAAGCATGACgacaataataaaattcgtcATAATATTTCCAATAGTAAAAGATACCGGGGAAAGTAATGTACGCATCAAGAGATGAACTGAAgggaaggaagaaagagaaactCTGAAAGAATGCGGAAGAGTAAGATGCTGCTGCCTGCGTCTTCCATTTCTACCCTACTACCCATAATGTTTTACCGCTGTTATGCGAAAGATCTGCGGTCGTTTTATATAGAACGCGGTTTACATACGTTCGTAAAACGCGCCTTTGGGTGGGTTGTGCCGCCAACTGTCATGTATTATTCCTTTCACTCTTCGAGAAGATATTACTCAGTTTCAAAAGAAACGCAAAAAAAGCGTGAGGCAAGCacagcagagagagagagagagagagagagagagagagagagagagagagagagagaagggaatCGAAAGGGAGAAAGCGATATCAAAAATCGTAGAGATATAAAAAGAAGGGAAAAAGGGTGGAATGAGGGAAAAACGAGTGTGGGAGAAAAGCCAGTAGCAGTACTGCAACCGCGCAGTTATTGATAGCGCGGAGCAATTTACAGACGGATTTACGATTACAATAAAACTTTGCTCGGGCGGAAAATTATATTCATAGGATTGGATTTGCGCCAGATATGAAATACCGTTCGCTATATCAGAAGTCGTATGTAGGTATAGTCGATAGAGACTTGAACGTCTATCTCCattgctctctttctctcattctttctATAACCCTCCAAGTATGGATCTTTATATATTGTAGAAGAAGGTGAAATAGGATAGCATATATATTCACTGCTCTGGACCAAAACCTAGTGGGCGATAGTAATAGTGCATTCATCCCAATCGAAATTCCGAAACTCCTTCACCTTCCGAAAACTCTGCTTTACACAAGCCTCTGCTTCCACTGCACCCTCATCTTtaactcttttcctctctctctctcttttcctcccgCCCTCGCTCACTCTCTTCATTCAACGTCCATCGATACAAAACGCCTTTCCCCGTTATACGATTTCTGCCCATTCGATCTTCTTCCACTTTATATACTCTCTAGTTTTATTCTGCTTTTTGAGCTTCAATCATTCGCTTCTCGATATATATCTGCTCTCGCGAATGTTcaacacacgcgcacacgtaCGAAATACGAGGAATAATGATAATCTAGCAACGTGTAGAGAAACGTTACACTCTTTGCTGCACCTCGGGATCGATTGTTacgacattttttctcgtgtttGAAAGCTCTCGTCTCTATACGTTGGAACTTTTGAGAGGATTTTCCTCGCCACGTCAAGGTAATTCCTTGCACTCCGGCCATCCCCTGCATACATACCAGGGTCAAACAGCGAGGGATGAAGTCGGGATTCCCGACTCCGCCTGCAAACTCTTTTCCCTCTGTATCACAccctctttttcctttttcccttCCCACTACTTCCGCACCTTCATATGAATGATTCTCGGGTTTCTTTTCGCCTGTGGAAAAGGACCCCTGGCACAGCGGATGAGACACTCGAACCTCGCTCCACATCAGATTTCCTTTGATAATCGCTACATTGAGATTGGTCTAAGCTTTCCGATTACGTCGATTCCTAAAGCCCCCGGAATTTTCGATTCTGATTATATACTGAATTCTTGAAATTTAATCTTTTCACAATCCCTCACCGGGCTTTGCTAATATAGACGAGCTCTATGAGGGAATAGACGAGTTCTATGTTACACTGAACGAGGATAAAACATgcataaaatattcattttcgttgaaacgcctgaatttatgaaaaatcaaatatttcaaatttactacaaaaaattaaacggaaaatcaatttgaaaacACAACAAATAGTCGtgcgaataaaatttatttttatccaaccTGCGATGCATAATTTacttacaatattttttcttcaaatatgcGATGACAGATTAGAATCAGCAACGAGATCGTTGGAGATCAAGGCACCGGAAAGAGTGGTAATAGAATCGAGAGCCGGTGAGATATTGGCATCGTCATTGGCGGATTTAACGCTACAGAGCATCGAGGGAGGTATACACTTCGATgcgaaatcgattttcttcgaaGATTTGAAGAGCGCAACTCCGTTGCAACAACGACACGTAACGAGAgatcaacagcagcagcaacaacagtcCCAACAACAGAGCCAACGAAACGGAAGATCGTCGCTCCCCGGCCAGCTAGAATCCAATATTTATCAGTTGTGCATTTGTCCAAgtggaaaattatttctcgCTAAACCCGAAGGAATTTGTCAAGCGGACAAAACTATCTGCTAATAACGTCAATCTCGTACGAACGATAAACCAAAATAAAAtgacttatttatttttactccctTTCCCTACATACCTCAAGAGCGAATGAATGAGAACGCTGACTCCAATGACTCGAAGAATATCCTTATTTGCCTCGAGAGTAAAACAAGTGTAAAGATTAATGaacataaaaatcaatcaatcgtTGTTTAAGGATACAGAAAGCAGAGAATTATGTGTGCATAGTGTCTTggagtacaaaaatatacacatgagaatgaataaaagagaataaacaaaacaaaatgcaAATTGATGAATGTTCGGTACCGTGTACCCACGAAAGCGTAGGAATGGCGCCAATGCTAACCCCGCGATGTATATCTTGtatatcaataaaaacataCAATTATCGTTGATTTTGCGTCGTGTAAAGTAATCATGTAAAACCATTATTCCCTACGcgacgaaaaatattaaacaaaaaaaaacataatcgAGCATGAGAGTCCATCAGAGCTGCTCGGATTTGCTTCTTTCAGTATTTGGCATTGAGAAACTGCCACGACTCGTGGTACGGCACTGCGAATCCAGCCatgctcgaaaaaatgttgttcgaAAATAAGAACATTCTTGAAGGTAAGATTTTACATAAGAATtaactaacattttttttaaagaaaatcatctttttctctttcctgcATTAAATGTAATTACAATGGATTTCAAGAAATAAGAATGAAACACGAATATGTTAATGTTCCGGATGAATTTCTGTCTATTCGAGACAACGGATGTGCATATCCATTATGAATCAGAATAATTGAGGGAAAATGTCTGAAATACTTGATTATTTTATATCTTGAACGGATTCCtcgtttttcatcaaattattttaTCCCGTTGGCACGATAAGGAAACTACAATCAGAGTGAATATGCTTTAAATTcagaatataattttttatttttttttaactctcgTACCTTTGGATCGCTGAATTTGACGTTGATATTCATATCCGAAAATAATGTGAATCTGACGCAGGTGAATCCTTAATTCCTTCGAATCAGATAATCTTATAGGAAGTTATTCGAGGCCTTACACTCGGTTGAAAATTCGGACGCTTTTCTCGAACGACGGTGGCTACTgaatcaatttcatttttctcatctccATGGTAACTCTCATTTCTCATCTCGTTGGTAACTACAGCAAAGTAACGATCaggaaaatgaacaaaaaaaattggatcaaaattttaaatgtgaagaacgatttttttcgatgccTTTCTTTCCAT
It encodes:
- the Scgdelta gene encoding zeta-sarcoglycan; this translates as MDTSPTLSVGGTRARAALLATTGTGTGSSDRRVVFLASQPTIAGGHETRTWPHHWSPQTTGNNFKSPEDSPQSEYKLRMQRGQANWSDEAGNSNSMTRQIQTESGTATAGGARQTPTTSSRTCTPQHDEQPHTCNGFRIGLYGWRKRCLYSLILGLMIMVILNLALTLWLLKVMEFSSEGIGSLKVVPGGVELRGQAAILDALIASRVSSRKSKNLVIESWNNFTASARSRDGRLLSRMTLGEDRLDCVSRGFRITDPRGGVLFSADREQVVVGAEMLRVTGVGGAVFRGSVQTPLVRAESGHPLRLESATRSLEIKAPERVVIESRAGEILASSLADLTLQSIEGGIHFDAKSIFFEDLKSATPLQQRHVTRDQQQQQQQSQQQSQRNGRSSLPGQLESNIYQLCICPSGKLFLAKPEGICQADKTIC